From the Pseudodesulfovibrio alkaliphilus genome, one window contains:
- the ablA gene encoding lysine 2,3-aminomutase, with the protein MTIFNEHQQDVARTLRDTASWTDWTDWKWQVRNTVRTVDDFERVLGIEFPEKKRRIYERTLDKFPMAVTPYYLSLIDVDDYGNDPVFIQSFPSPEELKIGRHDMIDPLHEDKDSPVPGITHRYPDRVLFHVSNVCAMYCRHCTRKRKVGDVDSVPSREALEAGLKYIRDTPQVRDVLLSGGDPLMLSDDKLDWLLTRLDAIEHVDVVRIGTRTPVVLPYRITGDLVDMLARHHPLWINTHFNHPRELTASSRRAIQRLADAGIPLGNQSVLLAGVNDCQRLIRTLNQKLIKNRIRPYYLYQCDLSEGLTHFRTPIGKGIEIIESLRGHTSGFSVPTYVVDAPGGGGKIPVMPNYVVSWGPNKVVLRNYEGVITTYHEPETYEANYCDRECAKCNLQLKEDDAEEKAIGIEKLLSDWDETNSLTPQSNERMGRRDDAA; encoded by the coding sequence TTGACAATATTCAACGAACATCAGCAGGATGTGGCCAGGACGTTGCGCGATACGGCCTCCTGGACCGATTGGACCGACTGGAAATGGCAGGTGCGCAACACCGTCAGGACCGTTGACGACTTCGAGCGGGTGCTCGGCATCGAGTTTCCGGAGAAGAAAAGACGCATCTACGAGCGGACCCTGGACAAGTTTCCCATGGCCGTGACCCCGTATTACCTTTCCCTCATTGATGTGGACGACTACGGGAACGATCCGGTCTTCATCCAGTCGTTTCCCAGCCCCGAGGAATTGAAGATCGGCCGTCACGACATGATCGACCCGTTGCACGAGGACAAGGACAGTCCCGTGCCCGGCATCACCCACCGCTACCCGGACCGGGTGCTCTTCCACGTCAGCAACGTCTGCGCCATGTACTGCCGCCACTGCACGCGCAAGCGCAAGGTGGGCGATGTGGATTCCGTGCCCTCGCGGGAGGCCCTTGAAGCCGGGCTCAAGTACATCCGCGACACCCCCCAGGTGCGCGACGTGCTCCTCTCCGGCGGCGATCCGCTCATGCTCTCTGATGACAAGCTCGATTGGCTGCTGACCCGGCTCGACGCCATCGAGCATGTGGATGTGGTGCGTATAGGCACCAGAACGCCCGTGGTCCTGCCCTACCGCATCACCGGGGATCTGGTGGACATGCTCGCCAGGCATCATCCCCTGTGGATCAATACCCACTTCAATCATCCTCGCGAGCTGACCGCCTCCTCGCGCCGGGCCATACAGCGCCTGGCCGATGCGGGCATCCCTCTGGGCAACCAGTCCGTGCTTCTGGCCGGGGTCAACGACTGCCAGCGGCTCATTCGCACCCTCAACCAGAAGCTGATCAAGAACCGCATCCGCCCTTATTACCTCTACCAGTGCGACCTGTCCGAAGGCCTGACCCATTTCCGCACCCCCATTGGCAAGGGCATCGAGATCATCGAAAGCCTGCGCGGCCACACCAGCGGTTTTTCCGTGCCCACCTATGTGGTGGACGCCCCGGGCGGGGGGGGCAAGATCCCGGTCATGCCCAACTATGTGGTCTCCTGGGGCCCCAACAAGGTCGTGCTGCGCAACTACGAAGGCGTCATCACCACCTATCACGAACCCGAGACCTACGAGGCCAACTACTGCGACCGCGAGTGCGCCAAGTGCAACCTCCAGCTCAAGGAGGACGATGCAGAGGAAAAGGCCATCGGCATAGAAAAACTGCTCTCGGACTGGGACGAGACCAACAGCCTGACCCCGCAGAGCAACGAGCGCATGGGGAGGCGCGACGATGCGGCATGA
- a CDS encoding amino acid ABC transporter ATP-binding protein: MHQTPVIEIQGLNKWFGEHHVLRGIDMAVMPSDVVCVIGASGSGKSTLLRCVNYLETYDQGEIRVSGQLVHGDERFINALRSRVGMVFQHFNLFPHMTVLGNVTEGPTQVRKMPRAKARELGRYYLDKVGLADKESAYPQTLSGGQKQRVAIARALAMEPEVMLFDEPTSALDPELVGEVLSVMRQLADDGMTMMVVTHEMGFAREVADSVAFMDEGVILEQGCPDTIFDTPQETRTKEFLGQIL; encoded by the coding sequence GTGCATCAGACGCCGGTTATCGAAATACAGGGACTGAACAAATGGTTCGGCGAGCACCATGTGCTCAGAGGCATCGACATGGCGGTCATGCCGTCCGACGTGGTCTGCGTCATCGGGGCCAGCGGTTCGGGCAAGAGCACATTGCTTCGCTGTGTCAATTACCTGGAGACCTATGACCAGGGAGAGATTCGGGTGAGCGGCCAACTGGTCCATGGCGATGAACGGTTCATCAACGCCCTGCGCTCCAGGGTAGGCATGGTCTTTCAGCATTTCAACCTGTTCCCGCATATGACCGTGCTCGGTAACGTCACCGAAGGCCCTACCCAGGTGCGGAAGATGCCAAGGGCCAAGGCCCGCGAACTGGGCCGCTACTATCTGGACAAGGTAGGTCTGGCCGACAAGGAGAGCGCGTACCCGCAGACCCTTTCGGGCGGGCAGAAGCAGCGGGTGGCCATCGCCCGCGCCCTGGCCATGGAGCCGGAGGTGATGCTCTTTGACGAGCCGACCTCGGCCCTGGACCCCGAGCTGGTGGGCGAGGTGCTCTCGGTCATGCGTCAGCTGGCCGACGACGGCATGACCATGATGGTGGTCACCCACGAGATGGGCTTTGCCCGCGAAGTGGCCGATTCGGTGGCTTTCATGGACGAGGGCGTGATTTTGGAGCAGGGCTGCCCGGACACCATCTTCGACACGCCGCAGGAGACCCGCACCAAGGAGTTCCTCGGCCAAATACTCTAA
- a CDS encoding amino acid ABC transporter permease, with protein sequence MYFDFAALPKYLPYFLPAAWMTLKVSALGIVLGVGLGLGTAFMRISKRRLLSLPARAYIYVVRGTPLLLQLLFIYFGLRSLAGLSALTSAVLALGIHNGAYIAEIFRGAIVSISNGQMEAARSLGMPYPRAMIRIILPQALKRAVPPLGNQFIIALKDSSLASTITINELLLKSQQLASSNFMMMEMLFIAALFYLLYTAVFSWLFRALENRLDVSSQ encoded by the coding sequence ATGTATTTCGACTTTGCGGCTCTGCCCAAGTATCTGCCCTATTTTCTTCCGGCGGCCTGGATGACGCTCAAGGTCTCTGCACTGGGCATCGTTCTGGGCGTGGGTCTGGGCCTGGGCACGGCCTTCATGCGTATCTCCAAGCGGCGGCTCCTGAGCCTTCCCGCCCGGGCCTACATCTATGTGGTGCGCGGTACGCCGCTTCTGCTCCAGCTTTTATTCATCTATTTCGGCTTGCGCAGTCTGGCCGGGCTGAGTGCCCTGACCTCGGCCGTGCTCGCCCTGGGCATTCACAACGGCGCCTACATCGCCGAGATATTCCGGGGAGCCATCGTCTCCATTTCAAACGGGCAGATGGAGGCGGCCCGCAGCCTGGGCATGCCCTATCCCCGTGCCATGATCCGCATCATCCTGCCCCAGGCCCTGAAACGGGCGGTGCCTCCGCTGGGCAACCAGTTCATCATCGCCCTCAAGGACTCGTCCCTGGCCAGCACCATCACCATCAACGAGCTGCTGCTCAAGTCGCAGCAACTGGCCTCGTCCAACTTCATGATGATGGAGATGCTGTTCATCGCGGCTCTGTTCTATCTGCTTTACACAGCCGTGTTCAGCTGGCTGTTCCGCGCCCTGGAGAATCGGCTTGATGTCTCGTCGCAGTGA
- a CDS encoding ABC transporter substrate-binding protein, whose product MKIIVRMLAVAAAALFLLGLAACSDKEADSLERVRKAGEISFAMSGGYPPFNFYSENNELVGFDVDVAREVASRLGVALKPVTTEWSGIIEGLRSGVYDGILGSMAVTEERLKVVNFSIPYYYSGAQLMVKKDAPFSLPDDLRGKIVGVVTGTTFADDAARLGVGEVKLYKDDTQTLTELSSGVVDGVITDRVVGVNAMNSERFDIVPLGAPLRSEDIAVAFNKSDATLLDAVNQILTDMHEDGTLARLSVRWLNADITAK is encoded by the coding sequence ATGAAGATCATTGTGCGTATGCTGGCCGTGGCTGCGGCCGCGCTGTTTCTCCTCGGCCTTGCCGCCTGCTCGGACAAGGAGGCGGATTCCCTTGAACGCGTCAGAAAGGCCGGCGAAATCAGCTTTGCCATGAGCGGCGGCTATCCTCCCTTCAATTTCTACAGCGAAAACAACGAGCTGGTAGGATTCGACGTGGACGTGGCCCGCGAGGTGGCTTCCCGGCTTGGCGTGGCTCTCAAGCCGGTGACCACCGAGTGGAGCGGCATCATCGAGGGCCTGCGCTCCGGCGTGTACGACGGCATCCTGGGCAGCATGGCCGTGACCGAGGAGCGGCTCAAGGTGGTCAACTTCTCCATACCCTACTATTATTCCGGGGCGCAGTTGATGGTCAAAAAGGATGCGCCCTTTTCGTTGCCCGACGATCTGCGCGGCAAGATCGTGGGCGTGGTCACCGGCACCACCTTTGCCGATGACGCGGCCCGGCTCGGCGTGGGAGAGGTCAAGCTTTACAAGGACGATACCCAGACCCTGACCGAGCTTTCGAGCGGCGTGGTGGACGGGGTGATCACCGACCGCGTTGTGGGCGTGAACGCCATGAATTCCGAAAGGTTCGACATCGTCCCCCTGGGTGCGCCCCTGCGCAGCGAGGACATCGCCGTGGCCTTCAACAAGAGCGATGCCACCCTGCTTGATGCCGTAAATCAAATCCTCACGGACATGCACGAGGACGGCACCCTGGCACGGTTGAGCGTCAGGTGGCTCAACGCCGACATCACAGCGAAGTAG
- a CDS encoding helix-turn-helix transcriptional regulator, giving the protein MTSEPAIPPLSDPGGVIDAWSDLVLFADLSGMVRAVQGQPLAYLPDSARVGLPFWRALGLKVRSLEEALVRYPVLTIHDVACAGGRNFLLRVIPLAVEVARPGGFVIVATDNRPMENLCQTFEERLEDNISALSDSIALFNALFDTAKDPTILADTSGVVLSANVAAGARLGQPAPDLAGCDVDSLLAPGSRRTVRQAMDSLGRGGVWTGRVEGADGSGGEYPAEATVRRIRLTGYSLFQLILHDLSRQAELRADLRDQKAEVEKMNIALMRVIKTVEEDRREMRQALTSQVRQQMLPALERIAKAEAADVREGYRAVIEERLADLAGDQGSPGPDMVQDAALYRLSPREMEVCQLIQLGRTGAEIAGLLNLSFETIQTHRKNIRRKLGLRGSRTSLYAYLRHKPPLS; this is encoded by the coding sequence ATGACCAGCGAACCGGCCATACCCCCCCTTTCGGATCCGGGCGGTGTCATTGACGCCTGGAGCGACCTCGTGCTTTTTGCCGATCTCTCGGGCATGGTCAGGGCCGTGCAGGGGCAGCCTTTGGCCTATCTGCCCGATTCCGCCCGGGTCGGCCTTCCCTTCTGGCGGGCGCTTGGCCTGAAGGTGCGTTCTTTGGAAGAGGCCTTGGTCCGCTATCCGGTCCTGACCATCCACGATGTCGCCTGCGCGGGCGGGCGCAACTTCCTCCTGCGGGTCATTCCCCTGGCCGTGGAGGTGGCCCGGCCCGGAGGTTTCGTGATCGTGGCCACGGACAACCGGCCCATGGAAAACCTCTGCCAGACATTTGAGGAACGGCTTGAGGACAACATCTCGGCCCTGTCCGACTCCATCGCCCTGTTCAACGCCCTGTTCGACACGGCCAAGGACCCCACCATTCTCGCCGATACATCGGGCGTGGTGCTTTCGGCCAACGTGGCCGCCGGGGCCAGGCTGGGGCAGCCAGCTCCAGATCTGGCCGGGTGCGACGTGGACAGCCTGCTGGCGCCCGGATCGCGACGCACGGTCCGTCAGGCCATGGACTCGCTGGGGCGTGGCGGGGTTTGGACCGGGCGGGTGGAGGGAGCCGACGGCTCTGGAGGCGAATATCCGGCCGAGGCCACGGTGCGCCGCATCCGGCTGACCGGCTACTCCCTGTTTCAACTCATCCTGCACGATCTTTCTCGCCAGGCGGAGCTGCGGGCCGACCTGCGCGACCAGAAGGCCGAGGTGGAGAAGATGAACATCGCGCTCATGCGTGTCATCAAGACCGTGGAAGAGGACCGCCGCGAGATGCGCCAAGCCCTGACCAGCCAGGTGCGTCAACAGATGTTGCCCGCCCTGGAGCGCATTGCCAAGGCCGAGGCCGCGGACGTGCGCGAGGGCTACCGGGCGGTCATCGAAGAGCGGCTGGCCGATCTGGCCGGGGACCAAGGCTCACCGGGCCCGGACATGGTCCAAGACGCAGCCCTCTACCGCCTCTCGCCCCGGGAGATGGAGGTCTGTCAGCTCATCCAGTTGGGCCGCACAGGCGCGGAGATCGCCGGGCTGCTCAACCTCTCCTTTGAAACCATCCAGACCCACCGCAAGAACATCCGGCGCAAGCTCGGCCTGCGCGGCAGCCGGACATCATTGTACGCCTACCTTCGACACAAGCCTCCCCTGAGCTGA
- a CDS encoding putative quinol monooxygenase, giving the protein MGERVYVSAVVTARDGCADALERELRRVVPLVRAEAGCIRYDLHRADSGDVFLFYEIWESDAALAAHGVSAHMAAMRRATAEMVAGPTEVALWRGIDVA; this is encoded by the coding sequence ATGGGTGAGCGTGTTTACGTTTCGGCGGTGGTGACCGCCAGGGACGGGTGCGCCGACGCCCTGGAGCGGGAGCTGCGCCGCGTGGTGCCCCTGGTCCGCGCAGAGGCGGGGTGCATCCGTTATGATCTGCACCGGGCCGACTCCGGCGACGTTTTTCTTTTCTATGAAATATGGGAGAGCGATGCGGCCCTGGCTGCCCACGGCGTTTCGGCCCACATGGCGGCCATGCGTCGGGCAACGGCCGAGATGGTGGCCGGTCCGACCGAGGTCGCCCTCTGGCGCGGGATTGATGTGGCCTGA
- a CDS encoding GDSL-type esterase/lipase family protein: protein MRTLKHMAINAMLALFTLALLGVGTEFALRLLLPLPETHVPGERFNEDRTGFRPGTTWTIIEPEFVERISINSLGVRDTEIDPAKPVIIFLGDSQTFGTGVNQGERFSDLVRQALVKGCRKEAYQVLNVAMPGADTHSELSMLQRLMHNHDLRPLKIFLCITGNDHQANHAALTAKRVESRLAHDMEMNANSSAPHPFWQWVKSVRYSSRLVVFVLQRLEQFQWFRDLYTELKHRLGAGEINQAGWIYLDSPVLDQWLAATEYYLEQLNAVGPTSVVLIPDRYRYDSALREKAREHLVLTGKNPEQIDFSAESAKISTMCDRLNVPFLDPADVFANHENSSKLHYAINGHATPAGHELTAQFLLQHSTFLREALYSCGGASLD from the coding sequence ATGCGAACGCTGAAACATATGGCCATTAACGCCATGTTGGCGCTGTTCACACTGGCGTTACTTGGTGTCGGTACAGAGTTTGCCCTGCGTTTACTCCTCCCTTTGCCCGAAACACATGTCCCCGGCGAACGCTTTAATGAAGACAGAACCGGATTCCGCCCAGGAACAACGTGGACCATAATAGAACCGGAATTTGTGGAGAGAATCAGTATCAACTCCCTTGGGGTTCGGGACACGGAGATTGATCCGGCAAAGCCGGTCATCATTTTCTTGGGCGACAGTCAAACCTTCGGCACCGGAGTGAACCAGGGGGAGCGATTTAGCGACTTGGTGCGACAAGCCCTTGTGAAGGGTTGCCGGAAGGAGGCATATCAGGTCCTGAACGTAGCCATGCCCGGAGCCGACACTCACTCTGAACTGTCCATGCTTCAACGACTGATGCACAACCACGACCTACGGCCGCTGAAGATTTTTCTGTGTATCACCGGGAACGACCACCAGGCCAACCATGCTGCTCTGACAGCAAAACGTGTCGAATCAAGACTGGCTCATGACATGGAGATGAACGCAAATTCCTCCGCCCCTCACCCGTTTTGGCAGTGGGTCAAGTCCGTTCGATACAGTTCTCGGCTGGTGGTTTTCGTGCTACAACGTCTGGAACAATTCCAATGGTTCCGCGACCTTTATACCGAACTCAAGCACCGTCTCGGCGCGGGCGAGATAAATCAAGCCGGCTGGATATATTTGGACAGTCCCGTGCTGGACCAATGGTTGGCGGCCACTGAATACTATCTGGAACAGTTGAATGCAGTGGGACCAACCTCGGTAGTGCTTATCCCGGACAGGTACAGATATGACTCCGCGTTGCGGGAAAAAGCACGGGAACACCTTGTGCTCACAGGGAAGAATCCTGAACAGATCGATTTTTCCGCAGAATCTGCAAAAATTTCAACGATGTGCGACAGGCTTAATGTTCCGTTTCTGGACCCTGCCGATGTGTTTGCGAACCACGAAAACAGCTCAAAACTGCATTATGCCATCAACGGCCACGCCACCCCGGCGGGCCACGAACTCACTGCGCAATTTCTCCTGCAGCACTCAACATTCCTGCGCGAAGCACTGTATTCATGCGGAGGAGCTTCGTTGGATTAG
- a CDS encoding vitamin B12-dependent ribonucleotide reductase, with product MSKMKMPTNLPDPIINENAKIVLARRYQKKDTEGTVYETAKELFWRVASSIAAEEAKYDRSTVKPAALARDFYDLMTSYSFLPNSPTLMNAGTGLGQLAACFVLPVGDSIEDIFDAVKHAAMIHKSGGGTGFSFSRLRAKDSVVGSTGGVASGPLSFLRIFNCATEQIKQGGTRRGANMGILRVDHPDILEFIKAKERDGELNNFNLSIGLTEAFMRAVEKNEDYDLVAPNSATVIGSLNAREVFNILVQKAWESGDPGIVFLDRINRDNPTPTQGDIESTNPCGEQPLLPYEACNLGSINLGNCYARGHNGKDSEIDWDELRRIVHLSVRFLDNVIDASVYPLPQITEMVGKNRKIGLGVMGWADLLYQLRVPYNSQTAVDLAERVMKFVRDEARSASKQLAAERGPFPAYAESVFGEANLGPYRNATTTTIAPTGTLSIIGGCSSGVEPLFALSFVRNVMDNDKLVESNPFFEAALKEADAHSPKLMEEIAKVGTIRKMDHLPEELRRVFVTAMDIEPIWHLKMQASFQKYTDNAVSKTVNLPNSATKEEIWDIYWKAYEYGCKGVTVYRDGSKTSQVLCTGDGDKKTDDAKAGKSVVKARPDVIYGFTQKIPTGLGMLFLTVNEMDGKPFEVFATIGKSGGSITAKAEAIGRLVSLALRSGVEVREIVEQLKGIGGENPKFMKKHLVKSIPDAIAHVFESRYLQGATINGGVPSLNRETCPECGEPLVFEEGCHICKSCGFTKCG from the coding sequence ATGTCCAAGATGAAGATGCCCACCAACCTGCCCGACCCGATCATCAACGAAAACGCAAAGATAGTCCTTGCCCGCCGCTATCAGAAAAAGGACACGGAGGGCACCGTCTACGAGACGGCCAAGGAATTGTTCTGGCGGGTGGCGTCTTCCATCGCGGCCGAAGAGGCCAAATACGACAGATCCACGGTCAAGCCTGCTGCGCTGGCCCGCGACTTCTACGACCTGATGACCTCCTATTCCTTCCTCCCCAACTCGCCCACTCTGATGAACGCGGGAACGGGCCTGGGCCAGTTGGCAGCCTGCTTCGTCCTCCCGGTGGGCGACTCCATCGAGGACATCTTTGATGCGGTCAAACATGCGGCCATGATCCACAAGTCCGGCGGCGGCACGGGCTTCTCCTTCTCGCGGCTTCGGGCAAAGGACTCGGTGGTCGGCTCCACCGGGGGCGTGGCCTCTGGTCCGCTCTCGTTTCTGCGCATCTTCAACTGCGCCACGGAGCAGATCAAGCAGGGAGGGACCCGGCGCGGGGCAAACATGGGCATCCTTCGCGTGGATCATCCAGACATCCTCGAATTCATCAAGGCCAAGGAGCGCGACGGCGAGCTGAACAACTTCAACCTCTCCATCGGCCTGACCGAAGCCTTCATGCGCGCAGTGGAAAAGAACGAGGACTATGACCTGGTGGCCCCCAACTCCGCCACGGTGATCGGCAGCTTGAACGCCCGCGAGGTCTTCAACATCCTGGTCCAGAAGGCGTGGGAGTCCGGCGATCCGGGCATCGTCTTTCTCGACCGCATCAACCGCGACAACCCCACCCCGACCCAGGGCGACATCGAGTCCACCAATCCCTGCGGGGAACAGCCCCTGCTGCCCTACGAGGCCTGCAACCTCGGCTCCATCAACCTGGGCAATTGCTACGCCAGGGGCCACAACGGCAAGGACTCGGAAATTGACTGGGACGAGCTGCGCCGCATCGTCCACCTCTCGGTGCGCTTTCTCGACAACGTCATCGACGCCTCGGTCTACCCGCTGCCCCAGATCACCGAGATGGTCGGCAAGAACCGCAAGATCGGCCTTGGGGTCATGGGGTGGGCCGACCTGCTCTACCAACTGCGCGTGCCTTACAACTCGCAGACCGCCGTGGACCTGGCCGAGCGGGTCATGAAGTTCGTGCGCGACGAGGCCCGCAGCGCATCCAAGCAGCTGGCCGCCGAGCGCGGCCCCTTCCCTGCCTACGCCGAATCGGTGTTCGGCGAGGCCAATCTCGGCCCCTACCGCAACGCCACCACAACCACCATTGCGCCCACCGGCACCCTGTCCATCATCGGCGGCTGCTCCTCAGGCGTGGAGCCGCTCTTCGCCCTCAGCTTCGTGCGCAACGTCATGGACAACGACAAGCTTGTGGAGAGCAATCCCTTCTTCGAGGCGGCCCTCAAGGAGGCCGATGCCCACTCGCCCAAGCTCATGGAGGAGATCGCCAAGGTCGGCACCATCAGAAAGATGGACCACCTGCCCGAAGAGCTGCGCCGCGTCTTTGTCACAGCCATGGACATCGAACCCATCTGGCACCTCAAGATGCAGGCATCCTTCCAGAAATACACGGACAACGCCGTGTCCAAGACCGTCAACCTACCGAACTCGGCCACCAAGGAAGAGATCTGGGACATCTACTGGAAGGCCTACGAGTACGGCTGCAAGGGCGTCACCGTGTACCGCGACGGGTCCAAGACCTCCCAGGTGCTCTGCACCGGAGATGGCGACAAGAAAACAGACGACGCCAAAGCCGGTAAGTCCGTGGTCAAGGCACGGCCCGATGTCATCTACGGCTTCACCCAAAAGATTCCCACCGGCCTTGGCATGCTCTTCCTGACCGTCAACGAGATGGACGGCAAGCCCTTCGAGGTTTTCGCCACCATCGGCAAGTCCGGCGGCTCCATCACGGCCAAGGCCGAGGCCATCGGCAGGCTCGTCTCACTGGCCCTGCGCTCGGGAGTGGAGGTGCGGGAGATCGTCGAACAGCTCAAGGGCATCGGCGGGGAGAACCCCAAATTCATGAAAAAGCATCTGGTCAAGTCCATCCCGGACGCCATCGCCCACGTCTTCGAGTCCCGCTACCTCCAAGGCGCGACGATCAATGGAGGCGTTCCCTCCCTGAACAGGGAGACATGCCCGGAATGCGGCGAGCCCCTCGTTTTTGAAGAAGGGTGCCACATCTGCAAGTCCTGCGGTTTCACCAAATGCGGATGA
- the pgl gene encoding 6-phosphogluconolactonase, whose product MPEFLVFADVEAQSRAAADLLVSLSHRALEARGRFTLALSGGAGPARLMQLLATEPWRGSIPWDRAVVFWGDERAVPPDHEWSNYRQANDLLLSRVPVDRANVVRIRGELGAGEAARELRRDLARCFGEVAWPCFDLALLGMGLDGHTASLFPGRYELDSSDWVEAVSAPDAEPRVDRVTLTLPVLNAARTALFLVSGRDKRSLVTEIMNDPASGSHPAARVDAGRTLWYLDEAAAGQSARS is encoded by the coding sequence ATGCCGGAGTTTCTCGTGTTCGCCGATGTCGAGGCCCAGAGCCGGGCCGCCGCGGATCTGTTGGTCAGCCTCTCCCACCGGGCGTTGGAGGCGCGGGGCCGCTTCACCCTGGCCTTGTCCGGGGGCGCAGGCCCGGCCAGGCTCATGCAACTGCTTGCCACGGAGCCCTGGCGCGGGAGCATCCCCTGGGACCGGGCAGTGGTTTTCTGGGGTGACGAGCGGGCGGTGCCGCCCGACCACGAGTGGAGCAATTATCGGCAAGCCAACGATCTGCTCCTCTCCCGCGTGCCCGTGGACCGGGCCAATGTGGTCCGCATCAGGGGCGAGTTGGGGGCCGGGGAAGCGGCTCGCGAACTGCGTCGGGACCTTGCCCGATGCTTCGGGGAGGTCGCATGGCCCTGTTTCGACCTCGCGCTGCTCGGCATGGGGCTCGACGGCCATACGGCCTCGCTTTTTCCCGGGCGGTACGAGCTGGACTCCTCGGACTGGGTCGAGGCCGTGTCCGCCCCGGACGCGGAACCCCGCGTGGACCGCGTTACCCTGACCTTGCCCGTGCTGAACGCGGCCCGCACGGCCCTTTTTCTGGTGTCCGGCCGGGACAAGCGCTCCCTGGTCACGGAGATCATGAATGATCCTGCGTCCGGCAGCCACCCGGCCGCCAGGGTCGATGCCGGGCGCACCCTGTGGTACCTGGACGAGGCAGCGGCCGGGCAGTCAGCCAGGAGCTGA
- a CDS encoding class I SAM-dependent methyltransferase — MAAHKNTMEAVPRGDEYSRIAPVYDVVVGPFLRPVHEAMTAALGSGAVRPGDAVVDLCCGTGALADMAAGAGLRVVGVDLSPAMLHQARGRGNGVRYLLADAAATGLEPAGFAGCAISFALHEKPPEIGRAILAEALRLVRPGGLVVVADYRTANGARLAGAAIALVERLAGRDHHACYRHFMEKGGCSAFLTRFGLDPGNPLACFLGGRVGVYSVVV, encoded by the coding sequence ATGGCGGCGCACAAGAACACCATGGAGGCCGTTCCCCGAGGCGATGAGTACTCCCGTATCGCCCCGGTCTACGATGTGGTCGTTGGCCCGTTTTTGCGGCCTGTGCACGAGGCCATGACGGCTGCGCTGGGCAGCGGTGCCGTCCGGCCGGGAGACGCGGTGGTGGACTTGTGCTGCGGCACCGGGGCCCTGGCCGATATGGCCGCCGGGGCCGGCCTGAGGGTGGTGGGGGTTGACCTTTCTCCGGCCATGCTCCATCAGGCCCGTGGCCGGGGCAATGGAGTGCGGTATCTGCTGGCCGACGCTGCGGCCACTGGCCTGGAACCGGCCGGGTTCGCCGGATGCGCCATCAGTTTTGCCCTGCACGAGAAGCCGCCGGAGATCGGACGGGCGATCCTTGCCGAGGCCCTTCGGCTTGTCCGGCCCGGTGGCCTTGTTGTCGTGGCGGACTACCGCACGGCGAATGGTGCGCGGCTGGCCGGGGCGGCCATTGCCCTGGTGGAGCGACTGGCCGGTCGCGATCACCATGCCTGCTACCGACACTTTATGGAAAAGGGCGGCTGCTCCGCTTTTCTGACCCGGTTTGGGCTGGACCCCGGAAACCCCCTCGCCTGTTTTCTCGGTGGCAGGGTGGGCGTGTATTCGGTCGTGGTCTGA
- a CDS encoding substrate-binding periplasmic protein codes for MCDRGEPGPVWRGGRKWASVVRALAGVVLAAVAVLAAAPGTLAGDKAVLRVSFNSLPPWKVLNPDDEPAGIDVELLEMLAQRMGLTVEYVHYPFKRGLKMMESGEIDLMTSILRRPEREMYLHFIEPPYKNETCKAFYVLKGREHVISSHADLRGLRVGTILGVGYYPEFDGDPGIDRYPVASIELNIRMLLAGRIDAFISTESSGDYRIAAAGLGDKVSKVVHVYREPQNVHMALSRRSPHAARLDEFNRTMADLVAEGAVDRARERLFREGIR; via the coding sequence ATGTGCGACAGAGGTGAGCCGGGTCCGGTGTGGCGGGGCGGTCGAAAATGGGCCAGTGTGGTGCGTGCGCTGGCGGGCGTGGTGCTGGCGGCGGTTGCCGTGCTGGCCGCAGCGCCTGGAACCCTGGCCGGGGACAAGGCCGTGCTGCGCGTGTCATTCAATTCTCTGCCTCCATGGAAGGTGCTCAACCCGGATGATGAACCGGCGGGCATAGATGTGGAGCTTCTGGAGATGCTCGCCCAGCGGATGGGGCTGACCGTGGAGTACGTTCATTACCCCTTCAAGCGCGGCCTCAAGATGATGGAGAGCGGCGAGATAGACCTGATGACCAGCATACTGCGCCGGCCCGAGCGCGAGATGTACCTGCATTTCATCGAACCTCCGTACAAGAACGAGACGTGCAAGGCTTTTTACGTGCTCAAGGGACGGGAGCATGTCATCTCCAGCCATGCAGACCTGCGCGGTCTGCGCGTGGGCACGATCCTGGGCGTGGGGTATTATCCCGAGTTCGACGGCGACCCCGGCATCGACAGGTATCCGGTGGCCTCTATTGAACTCAACATCAGGATGTTGCTGGCAGGCCGCATCGACGCCTTTATTTCCACCGAGTCCTCGGGGGATTACCGGATTGCCGCAGCAGGGCTGGGAGACAAGGTGTCCAAGGTCGTGCATGTGTATCGTGAGCCCCAGAACGTGCATATGGCCCTCTCCCGGCGGTCGCCCCATGCGGCCCGGCTGGATGAGTTCAACCGGACCATGGCCGACCTGGTGGCCGAGGGGGCCGTTGATCGCGCCCGGGAGCGGTTGTTTCGGGAAGGCATTCGCTAG